In a genomic window of Salmo salar unplaced genomic scaffold, Ssal_v3.1, whole genome shotgun sequence:
- the LOC123732105 gene encoding tripartite motif-containing protein 16-like codes for MAQQGVLLDQDQFCCSVCLDLLKEPVTTACGHSYCRICIEGCWDQDVLKGVYSCPQCRETFSPRPTLSKNNMLAELVEKLKKTGLQAAPPPALCYAGPRDVACDVCTGTRKQKALMSCLVCLASYCETHLQSHYESPALKKHKMVKATAQLQEKICSHHDKLLEVYCRTDQQCICLMCTMDEHKGHDTVSAAAERTEKQRQLGMSQQKVQQRFQEREKELKELQQAVESLKRSAQAAVEDSDQIFTELIRSIERRSSEVKELIRAQEKDQVSEAEGVLEQLKQEIAELRKRSTELEQLSHTEDHIHFLQSYQSLSSISVSSDLPSIVVRPLQYFGDVSKTVSELREKLEDFLKGEWTKISTTVNIVEVVLPPEPKTREQLLQYSCQLTLDPNTAYTLLSLSEGNRKVTYTGQVQPYPDHPDRFTNTLQVLCREGLSGRCYWEVEWRGGVYTAVSYKDISRTGSDNRFGFNNKSWSLQCYRGGYYFIHNNVKTKVSGPQSSRVGVYLDHKAGTLSFYSVSDTMTLLHRVQTTFTQPLYPGFWLNGTAELVKL; via the exons atggctcaacagggagttctgctggaccaggaccagttctgttgttctgtctgtctggatctactgaaggagccGGTCACTACTGCCTGTGGGCACAGTTACTGTAGAatctgtattgagggctgctgggatcaggatgttctgaaaggggtctatagctgtcctcagtgcagagagaccttcagtccgaggcctacgctgagtaaaaataacatgttggctgagctggtggagaaactgaagaagacaggactccaggctgctccccctcctgctctgtgctatgctggacctagagatgtggcgtgtgatgtctgcactgggaccagaaagcagaaagccctcatgtcctgtctggtgtgtctggcctcttactgtgagactcacctccaatctcactacgaatctcctgctttgaagaagcacaagatggtcaaagccaccgcacaactacaggagaagatctgctctcatcatgacaaactgctggaggtttactgtcgtaccgatcagcagtgtatctgtctgaTGTGTACAATGGacgaacataaaggccatgatacagtgtcagctgcagcagagaggactgagaaacag aggcagctggggatgagtcagcagaaggtccagcagagattccaggagagagagaaggagctgaaggagctccaacaggctgtggagtctctcaag cgctctgcacaggcagcagtggaggacagtgatcagatctttactgagctgatccgctccattgagagaaggagctctgaggtgaaggagctgatcagagcccaagagaaggatcaagtgagtgaagctgaaggagtcctggagcaactgaagcaggagatagctgagctgaggaagagaagcactgagctggagcagctctcacacacagaggatcacatccatttcctccag agttatcagtctctctccagtatcagtgtatcttcagacttacccagcatcgttgtccgtcctcttcagtactttggagatgtgagtaagactgtgtctgaactgagagagaaactagaagacttccttaaaggagaatggaccaagatctccactacag tgaatatagtggaggttgttctgcctccagagcccaagaccagagaacagttgttacaat attcctgccagctcacactggacccaaacacagcatacacactcctctctctgtctgaagggaacagaaaggtgacctatacaggccaagtccaaccatatcctgaccatccagacagattcaccaacacgttgcaggttctgtgtagagagggtctgtctggacgctgttactgggaggtggagtggagaggTGGCGTTTATAccgcagtctcatataaagacatcagcagaacagggtcagataatagatttggattcaataacaagtcctggagtttacagtgctatagaggtggttattatttcatacacaataatgttaagactaaagtatcaggccctcagtcctccagagtaggagtgtacctggatcacaaggcaggtactctgtccttctacagtgtctctgacacaatgaccctcctccacagagtccagaccacattcactcagcccctctatcctgggttttggCTCAatggtactgctgagctggttaaactgtag